A part of Vulpes lagopus strain Blue_001 chromosome 4, ASM1834538v1, whole genome shotgun sequence genomic DNA contains:
- the IGFBP1 gene encoding insulin-like growth factor-binding protein 1 translates to MPAAPAARAWPPLLLLAVQLGATAGTPQPWHCAPCTPEKLALCPPVPTSCAETALPAGCGCCPMCALPQDAPCGVATARCATGLSCRAAPGEERPLHALIRGQGVCVPTDAAADAKESSESSEITQEQLLENFHLMVPSEEDTPILWNAVRNYKTARSDDSDKLKEPCRRELHEVLAQLAEEQASRQLYSFYLPNCNKNGFYHSRQCKTAMDGQRGLCWCVYPWNGERIPGSVEVRGDPNCGQYFPRHS, encoded by the exons ATGCCTGCAGCCCCCGCTGCCCGCGCCTGGCCGCCTCTGCTCCTGCTGGCCGTCCAGCTCGGCGCCACCGCTGGCACCCCGCAGCCGTGGCACTGTGCGCCCTGCACCCCCGAGAAGCTGGCGCTCTGCCCTCCGGTGCCCACCTCCTGCGCCGAGACCGCCCTGCCCGCCGGCTGCGGCTGCTGCCCCATGTGCGCCCTGCCACAGGACGCGCCCTGCGGAGTGGCCACTGCGCGCTGCGCCACCGGACTCAGCTGCCGAGCGGCACCAGGGGAAGAGCGGCCCCTGCACGCCCTCATCCGCGGCCAGGGCGTCTGCGTGCCCACCGATGCCGCCGCAG ATGCCAAGGAGTCCTCGGAGAGCTCGGAGATCACCCAGGAGCAGCTCCTGGAGAACTTCCACCTGATGGTCCCGTCGGAGGAGGACACGCCCATCCTCTGGAACGCCGTCCGCAATTACAAGACCGCGAGATCCGACGACTCCGACAAGTTGAAG GAGCCCTGCCGGCGGGAGCTGCACGAGGTGCTGGCACAGCTGGCCGAGGAGCAGGCGTCCAGACAGCTGTACAGTTTCTACCTGCCCAACTGCAACAAAAATGGGTTCTATCACAGCAGACAG TGCAAGACGGCCATGGACGGCCAGCGCGGGCTCTGCTGGTGCGTGTACCCCTGGAACGGCGAGAGGATTCCGGGGTCCGTGGAGGTCAGAGGCGACCCCAACTGCGGGCAGTATTTCCCCAGGCACAGCTGA
- the LOC121489804 gene encoding collagen alpha-1(I) chain-like: MGTGARPVSSDGDPYTFPALSDAEEDEAPSLTMGQQRWGEAVKHSTPQEGSPRLRRRPPGGVPSRQGKGPEPRSLRPARTPRSTPSLRAGPGRSAPLQTPQLSDRPGLQGGSRAARAPLRAPRSQGGPARTGLGHAAAARGVLRTRELAWPHGAARDPKRGQEEAEGPGEDGSREGARAPVGGPPALGHRGGHSA; this comes from the exons ATG GGCACAGGGGCTAGACCTGTAAGCAGCGACGGAGATCCGTACACG TTTCCTGCGTTGAGCGACGCCGAGGAAGATGAGGCTCCTTCCTTGACGATGGGTCAGCAGCGCTGGGGAGAGGCGGTAAAGCACAGCACCCCGCAGGAAGGCTCCCCCCGCCTGCGCAGGCGGCCGCCGGGCGGGGTCCCCTCCCGCCAGGGCAAGGGCCCCGAGCCCCGGTCCCTGCGGCCTGCACGCACCCCCCGGAGCACCCCATCCCTCCGGGCAGGGCCTGGGCGCTCAGCCCCCCTGCAGACCCCGCAGCTCTCCGACAGGCCGGGCCTCCAGGGCGGCTCGCGGGCAGCCAGGGCCCCGCTCAGGGCACCCCGCTCCCAAGGAGGACCCGCCCGCACAGGCCTCGGTCACGCGGCAGCAGCACGCGGAGTCCTGCGCACCAGGGAGCTGGCCTGGCCCCACGGGGCTGCCCGGGATCCCAAGCGTGGCCAGGAGGAGGCGGAGGGACCCGGAGAAGATGGCAGCCGAG agGGAGCGCGTGCGCCAGTGGGAGGCCCGCCAGCTTTGGGACATCGAGGAGGCCACTCAGCATGA